A genomic region of Scyliorhinus canicula chromosome 4, sScyCan1.1, whole genome shotgun sequence contains the following coding sequences:
- the LOC119964403 gene encoding uncharacterized protein C1orf146 homolog: MAVIVSAALQHHEAILSLSNQHQRIRFSDSVVTGSVIFPPSGIAFIIVEIQDFCDNCAETKLIERIEQFVRIHRNSFLLLAAALYGPKEWEILLKIQQRFLGSNLRIIPAHNAGDMVNSMLTIAKVTCKPHVDSVRDRIAMIRAQIIERSPVWEMLHKRQLLDV; the protein is encoded by the exons ATGGCCGTGATCGTCAGCGCCGCCCTTCAG CATCATGAAGCTATTTTGTCTTTGTCTAATCAGCACCAACGAATTAGGTTCTCTGATTCTGTGGTAACTGGATCAGTCATTTTCCCACCTTCTG GTATTGCCTTTATCATAGTGGAGATTCAAGATTTCTGTGACAATTGTGCAGAAACAAAACTGATAGAGCGGATTGAACAGTTTGTCCGTATTCATCGCAACAGTTTCCTGCTCTTGGCTGCAGCCCTTTATGGTCCTAAAGAATGGGAAATACTATTGAAAATTCAACAAAG GTTTTTAGGTAGTAATCTGAGAATTATACCTGCACACAATGCTGGTGATATGGTTAATAGTATGCTCACTATAGCCAAG GTGACATGTAAACCACATGTGGACAGTGTTCGTGACCGCATTGCCATGATCCGAGCTCAGATCATAGAACGGAGTCCTGTCTGGGAGATGCTTCACAAGCGACAGCTATTAGATGTGTAA